A DNA window from Arachis duranensis cultivar V14167 chromosome 3, aradu.V14167.gnm2.J7QH, whole genome shotgun sequence contains the following coding sequences:
- the LOC107479784 gene encoding uncharacterized protein LOC107479784, with protein sequence MRNGDNGVIFESQDPILFRTQRVETLSDLKSLILSKLWGTQASKIGRVAYRLLAPIENGVFRFRLFRLHGDEHVRLMFDIHGRIMSEQVMELSAEVGHGGSGSSAQDTYVQDNRPLAPPPIHITILENEAEEGEEESDEDYVADSGDSESSDDNDEDEFVPETPAGAVSRHVLPPPHPIPVLSVVPSHYHSLDLDAMHERISVSDTCGVDCNLDSGVEFRVGHRFRSREAVLQGLKNYSICRSAEFRVIECDRLKYHVQCRQADSGCKWSLRVALRQNLGYWRFGDLVDHTAAWHPPCLKTIVS encoded by the exons ATGAGAAATGGCGATAACGGGGTGATATTTGAGTCTCAGGATCCGATATTGTTTCGCACTCAGCGTGTGGAGACATTGTCGGAtttgaagagtttgatattgagcaaGCTTTGGGGAACACAAGCGAGTAAAATCGGAAGGGTGGCCTATAGGTTGCTGGCACCCATAGAAAATGGAGTCTTCCGGTTTCGGCTATTCCGACTTCACGGGGACGAGCATGTGCGACTGATGTTCGACATTCATGGGAGGATCATGAGTGAACAGGTAATGGAGCTATCCGCCGAGGTGGGTCACGGTGGTAGTGGGAGTTCTGCACAGGACACGTATGTGCAGGATAACCGACCTCTCGCACCACCGCCGATTCATATCACGATTCTGGAGAATGAGGCAGAGGAGGGTGAGGAGGAGTCAGACGAGGACTACGTGGCGGACAGTGGAGACAGTGAGTCTTCCGATGACAACGATGAGGATGAGTTTGTGCCGGAGACACCTGCAGGGGCTGTGTCACGCCATGTGCTACCTCCACCTCATCCGATTCCAGTACTATCGGTTGTGCCAAGTCACTATCACAGTCTAGATCTGGACGCCATGCATGAGAGGATTTCAGTTTCTGACACCTGTGGAGTGGATTGCAATCTAGACAGCGGTGTGGAGTTTCGGGTTGGACACAGGTTCAGAAGCCGAGAGGCGGTGCTTCAAGGTTTGAAGAACTACAGTATTTGCAGGAGTGCTGAGTTCCGGGTGATCGAGTGTGACCGGTTAAAGTACCATGTGCAGTGTCGTCAAGCCGACAGTGGGTGTAAATGGAGCCTCCGTGTGGCCCTTCGTCAGAATCTCGGATACTG GAGGTTCGGAGATTTGGTGGACCACACAGCTGCATGGCACCCACCATGTCTCAAGACCATCGTCAGTTAG
- the LOC107479793 gene encoding COP1-interactive protein 1 yields the protein MVPTQVKNKKMHSRSLSRSSRESFRFFGSPDKDEDLRKTKTEIENNITKLLKLVKNDDQSKKNRNPRLVRKEAELVGLIEDLNSQYQSLFQLCDYLNREFMRAISRRRSRRGTGSNTDSESEYFSSEELENYTKFSFDDVLKNDDAKEYEEQLNSQMKEMESLSQQKTNLENQIESQSLQFEELSANNTRLHDRVLDLESLLKEEKGVVSVWEEKLKINENQAKSNIEALMTQVNKLNLELKTLRTQKDQTEEEIEGIKDKALAQMKDLMDKLNSMQEELDSVNTQNKELDAQVRNDRELILRYLIQIENLSQDLAETSLDKQSLMDDKEQFLARIKDLEFELEAESMQKNALEAQLRDRNYDMKLVEEENRTLQDRNSELKKAMHQSGEEITALMRVPETQKDAASMEAMALKAEMNIMRLEMDNLYAQRSKLEQQIERNRKEYEENLGNLSSKLSSQIVEREKTIEEQAATIQRINEEHKQTKVALNKNKLSRQTAERKMIELATEFRRKMEDNIRLLHQRIHVAEQMNNENKNNFKIVNQRYHEENKTLQEKIAIYEEELKVPKFDIAPLGGEQHALVFEALNELEMVTMNRLDSIVGDVEEQKKHVVSRVFKMIGEVQYGKEWIKKRNREWEETKNNAECLRALLDSKEEQEFLLREKVWKLEAKVSKEAGEKLNLMNAVSQLEKKVARLENALKEKEEDLVSLGEKKREAIKQLCFVVEFHRERCRDLKDLVIKMGANNNTNTKK from the exons ATGGTCCCAACccaagtgaaaaacaaaaaaatgcataGTCGTAGCCTTAGCCGCTCATCAAGGGAATCATTCAGGTTCTTTGGGAGCCCTGACAAAGATGAAGACCTTAGAAAGACCAAAACAG AGATTGAGAACAATATCACAAAACTGCTTAAGCTTGTCAAGAACGATGATCAAAGCAAAAAGAATAGGAATCCACGGCTTGTTAGAAAAGAGGCAGAACTTGTGGGGCTAATTGAGGACTTAAACAGCCAGTATCAATCACTCTTTCAATTGTGTGAttatttgaacagagagtttaTGAGAGCGATTTCTCGCAGAAGAAGCCGAAGGGGTACCGGCTCTAACACAGACTCAGAGTCAGAGTACTTCTCCTCAGAGGAACTAGAAAACTATACCAAGTTTTCATTCGATGATGTTCTCAAGAATGATGATGCAAAGGAATATGAGGAGCAGTTGAATTCACAGATGAAAGAGATGGAGAGCCTGAGCCAGCAGAAGACGAATctagaaaatcaaattgaaagCCAATCGCTCCAATTCGAAGAGCTAAGCGCAAATAATACCAGGCTGCATGATCGGGTCTTGGATCTGGAATCGTTATTGAAAGAGGAAAAAGGTGTGGTGTCTGTTTGGGAGgaaaaactgaaaatcaatGAGAATCAAGCCAAGTCCAACATTGAAGCATTGATGACACAGGTCAACAAGCTCAATCTGGAGTTAAAGACACTGCGTACACAGAAAGATCAAACGGAAGAGGAAATAGAAGGTATCAAAGATAAAGCATTAGCTCAAATGAAGGACTTGATGGACAAGCTCAATTCCATGCAGGAAGAGTTGGACTCTGTAAACACACAGAACAAAGAATTAGATGCTCAGGTCAGAAATGACAGGGAGCTGATACTCCGATACCTGATTCAGATTGAAAACCTGAGCCAAGATTTGGCGGAGACAAGTTTGGATAAGCAGAGTTTAATGGACGACAAAGAGCAATTCCTGGCAAGAATAAAGGACTTGGAATTTGAATTGGAAGCAGAAAGCATGCAGAAGAATGCACTGGAAGCTCAGTTAAGAGACAGGAATTATGATATGAAGCTTGTGGAGGAAGAAAACAGGACTCTGCAGGACAGAAACAGTGAACTGAAGAAAGCAATGCACCAAAGTGGCGAAGAGATAACCGCACTTATGAGGGTACCGGAGACCCAGAAGGACGCGGCTTCTATGGAGGCCATGGCCCTAAAGGCAGAAATGAATATTATGAGATTAGAGATGGACAATCTGTATGCACAGAGAAGCAAGTTGGAGCAGCAAATTGAGCGAAACCGGAAGGAATATGAAGAAAATTTGGGAAACTTGAGCAGCAAGTTATCGAGCCAAATAGTAGAACGCGAGAAAACCATAGAGGAACAAGCAGCAACCATTCAGAGAATAAACGAGGAGCATAAACAGACCAAAGTTGCGTTGAATAAGAACAAGCTGTCCCGCCAAACGGCCGAAAGGAAAATGATTGAGCTGGCAACGGAGTTCCGGAGGAAAATGGAAGACAACATCCGGCTTCTGCACCAGAGGATCCACGTGGCCGAACAGATGAACAAcgagaacaaaaacaatttcAAGATCGTCAATCAGAGGTACCACGAAGAGAACAAGACGCTCCAAGAGAAAATCGCAATTTACGAAGAAGAGCTGAAGGTGCCAAAGTTTGATATTGCGCCCTTGGGTGGGGAACAACACGCTTTGGTTTTTGAAGCTCTAAATGAATTAGAAATGGTCACTATGAACCGTTTGGACTCAATAGTTGGGGACGTTGAGGAACAGAAGAAACACGTCGTGAGCCGCGTGTTTAAAATGATTGGAGAGGTTCAGTACGGTAAAGAATGGATTAAGAAAAGAAACCGTGAATGGGAAGAAACGAAGAACAATGCGGAGTGTCTGAGGGCACTGCTGGACAGCAAGGAGGAGCAGGAGTTCTTGCTGAGGGAGAAGGTGTGGAAGTTGGAGGCCAAGGTGAGTAAAGAAGCTGGGGAGAAACTTAACTTGATGAATGCGGTGAGCCAGTTAGAGAAGAAAGTGGCAAGGTTGGAGAACGCTttgaaggagaaggaggaagatTTGGTTAGCCTTGGTGAGAAGAAGAGGGAAGCAATAAAGCAACTTTGTTTTGTTGTTGAGTTTCATAGAGAACGTTGTAGGGATCTCAAAGATTTGGTCATCAAGATGGGGGCCAACAACAACACTAACACCAAGAAATAA